One window from the genome of Brachionichthys hirsutus isolate HB-005 chromosome 19, CSIRO-AGI_Bhir_v1, whole genome shotgun sequence encodes:
- the surf6 gene encoding surfeit locus protein 6, whose protein sequence is MDLASRDSYIQKLASRVISQRDQESKKRPYFKGKSGSSPPKKKKKCKKKHFKEKGADEKMPVPKSQRKPSPSAAAKTAPAKLNGSNIDGPKGGHLVSKFSTVDILRQRLHEKIQESREQGVPLGSPSEAVQAKRAKRKLERERKKRKRKEFRMKELAEKSGQEQQPQVKQEVKPPPAARKRDEAAIIFNKVETVEERYVDKIQKKKAKKQSVKGQVTPLTGKNYKQLLGRVEARKAKLQQLKEKDEGKAREMEEKMKWTNLLYKAEGIKIKDDEDMLRASLKRKEKREAQRKKNWDARSENVVEKMQHRQEKRRKNIQRRKQVKTENKKNKARKRGRVLPEDLKKAAL, encoded by the exons ATGGATCTCGCCTCCAGAGACTCGTACATCCAGAAACTCGCCAGTCGAGTCATTTCTCAACGCGACCAGGAGTCGAAGAAGAGAC CTTATTTCAAGGGCAAAAGTGGCAGCAGTCctccaaagaagaagaaaaagtgcaAGAAGAAACACTTTAAAGAGAAAGGTGCTGACGAGAAGATGCCCGTTCCTAAATCCCAACGGAAGCCATCGCCCTCCGCTGCGGCCAAGACGGCGCCGGCAAAGCTGAATGGATCAAACATAGATGGGCCGAAAG GAGGACATTTAGTGTCCAAGTTTTCCACAGTAGACATCCTGCGCCAGAGGCTGCATGAAAAGATTCAGGAGTCCAGAGAGCAG GGAGTCCCTCTGGGTTCACCATCGGAGGCGGTGCAGGCGAAGCGAGCGAAGCGCAAGCTGGAACGAGAGCGCAAAAAGAGAAAGCGGAAAGAGTTTCGGATGAAGGAACTTGCTGAAAAAAGCGGCCAAGAACAACAGCCGCAggtaaaacaggaagtcaagccGCCCCCAGCCGCGCGCAAGAGAGATGAAGCTGCCATCATCTTCAACAAGGTGGAGACGGTGGAGGAGCGATACGTAGACAAAATACAGAAAAAGAAGGCGAAGAAGCAGAGCGTGAAGGGCCAGGTAACACCGCTGACCGGGAAGAACTACAAGCAGCTGCTCGGCCGCGTGGAGGCCCGGAAAGccaagctgcagcagctgaaggagaaggacGAGGGCAAGGCCCGcgagatggaggagaagatgAAGTGGACCAACCTGCTTTACAAGGCGGAGGGCATCAAGATCAAAGACGACGAGGACATGCTGCGCGCCTcgctgaagaggaaggagaaacgagaggctcagaggaagaagaactgGGACGCGCGATCCGAGAACGTCGTGGAGAAGATGCAGCATCggcaggagaagaggagaaagaacaTCCAGAGACGCAAACAAGTCAAAACGGAGAATAAGAAGAACAAGGCGAGGAAGAGAGGCCGAGTGCTGCCCGAGGACTTGAAAAAAGCTGCTCTCTAA
- the LOC137908211 gene encoding kynurenine--oxoglutarate transaminase 1-like, translated as MSKHVNAGRTSKVGRNVWREVGQLAAKHRALNLAEGIPDFPPPTFIREALCEAVGGGNVMHQYTKVFGHPPLVKNVAKFFSRIMDREINPSEDVLITVGAFHALYCAIQALVEEGDEVVVIEPFFGIYSNGVKMAGGAPVYVPLRPKAGAGGVLSSGDWVLSAEELSSKFSPRTKAIMINTPNNPLGKVYRGEELQLIADLCIKHDVICVSDEVYEWLTYDGAKHVKIASLPGMWERTVTIGSAGKSFSATGWKVGWAIGPQRIMKHMKTIHDYSVHHCPTAVQEAVARGFEREHRVFGTPESYFQQLPAMLRPKRQKLASCLESVGLQPVMPEGGYFMIADFSSVKADSEDQSSGDEPMDFRFVKWLIREKGLATVPVSAFYSPEHSKEFDKYIRFCFVKEDSTLESAERILRKWITGQ; from the exons ATGTCGAAACATGTCAACGCAGGAAGGACGAGCAAAGTTGGACGGAATGTTTG GAGAGAAGTTGGACAGCTGGCAGCAAAGCACCGTGCCCTGAACCTGGCAGAGGGAATCCCGGACTTCCCCCCTCCCACGTTCATCCGGGAGGCTCTGTGTGAAGCTGTGGGCGGAGGGAATGTGATGCACCAGTACACGAAAGTGTTT GGTCACCCCCCTCTGGTTAAAAATGTGGCCAAATTCTTCAGCAGGATCATGGACCGTGAGATCAATCCTTCCGAGGACGTCCTGATCACAGTCGGAGCTTTTCACGCTCTCTACTGTGCAATCCAAGCTCTGGTTGAGGAAGGAGACGAG GTCGTGGTGATCGAACCGTTCTTTGGCATCTACAGCAATGGAGTGAAGATGGCCGGGGGGGCGCCGGTGTACGTTCCTCTGAGGCCG AAAGCGGGGGCCGGCGGCGTCCTGTCCAGTGGAGACTGGGttctgtctgcagaggagctgaGCAGCAAGTTCAGTCCACGCACCAAAGCCATCATGATCAACACTCCCAACAACCCCCTGGGCAAG GTCTACAGGGGGGAGGAGCTCCAGCTGATCGCCGATCTGTGCATCAAACACGACGTGATCTGCGTCAGCGACGAGGTGTACGAGTGGCTGACTTACGACGGCGCCAAGCACGTGAAAATAG CCAGCCTCCCCGGGATGTGGGAACGAACCGTCACCATCGGCAGCGCCGGAAAGAGCTTCAGCGCGACGGGCTGGAAG GTCGGCTGGGCCATCGGCCCCCAGCGTATCATGAAGCACATGAAGACCATCCATGATTACTCTGTTCACCACTGTCCCACGGCCGTGCAG GAGGCGGTCGCCCGAGGCTTTGAGAGGGAACACCGAGTGTTCGGGACCCCAGAGAGCTACTTCCAGCAGCTGCCGGCGATGCTGCGGCCCAAGAGGCAGAAGCTGGCCTCGTGTCTGGAGAGCGTGGGCTTGCAGCCCGTCATGCCGGAGGGGGGCTACTTCATGATCGCAGACTTCTCCTCCGTCA AGGCGGACTCCGAAGATCAGAGCTCTGGAGACGAGCCGATGGACTTCAGATTCGTTAAATGGCTGATTAGAGAGAAG GGTTTGGCAACAGTCCCCGTCTCTGCGTTCTACAGCCCGGAGCACAGCAAGGAGTTTGACAAATACATCCGCTTCTGTTTCGTCAAG GAGGACTCGACCCTGGAGTCAGCAGAGCGAATCTTGAGGAAGTGGATCACCGGACAGTGA